A region of Pseudarthrobacter sp. NIBRBAC000502770 DNA encodes the following proteins:
- the tal gene encoding transaldolase → MTTPTQQLSDAGVSIWLDDLSRGRLETGTLRKLIEEKNVVGVTTNPSIFHAAITSGTDYDHIIAAKAAEGASVEDTIFEITTTDVADACDLFAPVAAATRGIDGRVSIEVDPRLAWDTAGTIAEAKHLYQRVNKANVHIKIPATVEGLEAITATLAEGISVNVTLIFSLERYRAVINAFQAGLEQAKENGHDLSKIHSVASFFVSRVDTEIDKRLDKIGTEEAKALKGKAGVANARLAYQVYEELFATERWGLLADAGALPQRPLWASTGVKDPAYPDTLYVTELVAPGVVNTMPEKTLDATFDHGVVTGDTVSGTYEEANATLDALEKLGVSYNDVVALLETEGLDKFVASWKELLADVEGALASARKAS, encoded by the coding sequence ATGACAACTCCCACCCAGCAGCTCTCCGACGCCGGTGTTTCCATCTGGCTCGACGATCTTTCCCGCGGACGCCTGGAAACCGGCACCCTCCGCAAGCTCATCGAAGAAAAGAACGTGGTTGGCGTGACCACCAACCCCTCCATCTTCCACGCGGCCATCACGTCGGGCACCGACTACGACCACATCATCGCCGCCAAGGCGGCAGAGGGCGCCAGCGTGGAGGACACGATCTTCGAGATCACCACCACCGACGTCGCCGATGCCTGCGACCTGTTCGCGCCCGTCGCCGCCGCCACCCGGGGAATCGATGGCCGGGTCTCCATCGAGGTCGACCCTCGGCTTGCCTGGGACACCGCCGGGACCATCGCCGAGGCCAAGCACCTCTACCAGCGCGTCAACAAGGCCAACGTCCACATCAAGATCCCTGCAACCGTCGAGGGCCTCGAAGCCATCACGGCCACGCTGGCAGAGGGCATCAGCGTCAACGTCACGCTGATTTTCTCCCTGGAGCGCTACCGGGCAGTCATCAACGCCTTCCAGGCCGGCCTGGAGCAGGCCAAGGAAAACGGGCACGATCTTTCAAAGATCCACTCGGTTGCATCCTTCTTCGTTTCGCGCGTTGACACCGAGATCGACAAGCGCCTCGACAAGATCGGCACCGAAGAAGCCAAGGCCCTCAAAGGCAAGGCCGGCGTTGCCAACGCGCGCCTGGCCTACCAGGTCTACGAGGAGCTCTTTGCCACCGAACGCTGGGGCCTGCTGGCCGACGCCGGCGCACTCCCCCAGCGCCCCCTGTGGGCCTCCACCGGTGTGAAGGACCCGGCCTACCCGGACACCCTGTACGTGACCGAACTCGTGGCCCCCGGAGTCGTGAACACCATGCCGGAGAAGACGCTCGATGCCACCTTCGACCACGGCGTGGTCACCGGCGACACCGTCTCCGGCACCTACGAGGAGGCAAACGCAACCCTGGACGCCCTGGAGAAGCTCGGCGTCTCCTACAATGACGTCGTCGCACTCCTTGAAACCGAAGGCCTGGACAAGTTCGTGGCCAGCTGGAAGGAACTCCTGGCCGACGTCGAAGGCGCCCTCGCTTCTGCACGAAAGGCTTCCTAA
- the tkt gene encoding transketolase, producing the protein MEEQELSWTSLDQRAVDTIRVLAADAVEKVGNGHPGTAMSLAPAAYLLFQKLMRHDPRDPQWLGRDRFILSPGHTSLTLYIQLFLSGYGLELKDLEALRTWGSLTPGHPEYKHTAGVEITTGPLGQGLASSVGFAYSQRRQRGLFDADAPAGESPFDHTIWVIASDGDLQEGVTAEASSLAGHQELGNLVVIYDENHISIEDDTDIAFTEDVLKRYEAYGWHTQRVDWTRTGEYKEDVQELYSALLAAKAETSRPSIISLRTIIGYPAPKKQNTGKIHGSALGADEVAALKEVLGFDPAKSFEVDQEVLDHARAVVERGAAEHKEWEESFNAWQAANPEGAALLQRIEAQELPADVDAALPVFPAGKDVSTRAASGKVLNALGPVLPELWGGSADLAESNNTTIEGSPSFVPASKQTGAWSGNPYGRVLHFGIREHAAASIVNGISLAGNTRAFSGTFLIFSDYQRPAIRLGALMGVPSLYVWTHDSIGLGEDGPTHQPVEQLASLRAIVGLDVVRPGDANEVAAAWKTMLENHANPAGIVLTRQNIPTWERGEGDADGDTFASTAGVAKGGYVLAEASKDGATVPADVILIATGSEVQLAVQAREALQADGIAARVVSMPCVEWFKKQDAAYRESVLPAAVKARVSVEAGLALSWREFVGDAGRSISLEHYGASADYKRLFQEFGITAEAVAAAAKDSLAGLQA; encoded by the coding sequence TTGGAAGAGCAAGAACTGTCATGGACCAGCTTGGACCAGCGAGCCGTGGACACCATCCGTGTCCTGGCCGCGGACGCCGTCGAGAAGGTGGGCAACGGCCACCCCGGAACTGCCATGAGCCTGGCACCCGCCGCTTACCTTCTCTTCCAGAAGCTGATGCGCCACGACCCGCGGGATCCGCAGTGGCTTGGCCGTGACCGGTTCATCCTGTCCCCCGGCCACACCTCCCTGACGCTTTACATCCAGCTCTTCCTCTCAGGCTACGGGCTGGAACTGAAGGACCTCGAGGCGCTGCGCACCTGGGGTTCACTCACCCCGGGACACCCGGAGTACAAGCACACCGCCGGCGTGGAGATCACCACCGGCCCGCTCGGCCAGGGCCTCGCGTCCTCGGTCGGATTCGCCTACTCCCAGCGCCGCCAGCGTGGCCTGTTCGACGCCGATGCGCCGGCCGGCGAGTCGCCGTTCGATCACACCATTTGGGTCATCGCGTCCGACGGCGACCTCCAGGAAGGCGTCACGGCGGAGGCTTCGTCGCTGGCCGGCCACCAGGAACTGGGCAACCTCGTGGTGATCTATGACGAGAACCACATCTCCATCGAGGACGATACCGACATCGCATTCACCGAGGATGTCCTGAAGCGCTACGAGGCCTACGGCTGGCACACCCAGCGCGTGGACTGGACCCGGACCGGCGAATACAAGGAAGACGTCCAGGAGCTCTACAGTGCCCTGCTCGCCGCCAAGGCCGAGACCTCCAGGCCGTCCATCATTTCGCTGCGCACCATCATCGGCTACCCGGCCCCCAAGAAGCAGAACACCGGCAAGATCCACGGCTCCGCCCTCGGCGCCGACGAGGTTGCCGCGCTGAAGGAGGTGCTGGGCTTCGACCCCGCGAAGTCCTTCGAGGTGGACCAGGAAGTCCTGGACCATGCACGCGCAGTGGTGGAACGTGGCGCGGCCGAACACAAGGAATGGGAAGAATCCTTCAACGCCTGGCAGGCAGCCAACCCCGAGGGCGCCGCCCTCCTCCAGCGCATCGAAGCGCAGGAACTTCCTGCCGACGTCGACGCCGCGCTGCCGGTCTTCCCGGCCGGCAAGGATGTCTCCACCCGCGCAGCCTCCGGCAAGGTCCTGAACGCCCTCGGCCCGGTCCTGCCCGAGCTGTGGGGCGGCTCAGCCGACCTCGCAGAGTCCAACAACACCACCATCGAAGGTTCCCCGTCCTTCGTGCCGGCCTCCAAGCAGACCGGTGCCTGGTCCGGGAACCCGTACGGCCGGGTGCTGCACTTTGGTATCCGTGAGCACGCCGCGGCATCAATCGTGAACGGCATCAGCCTGGCCGGCAACACCCGCGCGTTCTCCGGTACGTTCCTGATCTTCAGCGACTACCAGCGCCCCGCCATCCGCCTGGGCGCCCTGATGGGTGTCCCGTCCCTGTACGTATGGACGCACGACTCCATCGGCCTGGGCGAGGACGGCCCCACCCACCAGCCAGTGGAACAGCTCGCTTCACTGCGCGCCATCGTGGGCCTGGACGTCGTCCGCCCCGGCGACGCCAACGAAGTGGCAGCCGCCTGGAAGACCATGCTGGAAAACCACGCCAACCCCGCAGGCATCGTCCTCACCCGCCAGAACATCCCAACGTGGGAACGCGGCGAGGGCGACGCCGACGGCGACACTTTCGCGTCGACGGCAGGCGTGGCGAAGGGCGGCTACGTGCTGGCCGAAGCATCGAAGGACGGCGCCACGGTGCCGGCCGACGTGATCCTGATCGCCACCGGCTCGGAAGTCCAGCTGGCCGTCCAGGCCCGCGAAGCGCTGCAGGCCGACGGCATCGCGGCCCGCGTGGTATCCATGCCCTGCGTTGAATGGTTCAAGAAGCAGGACGCCGCCTACCGCGAATCGGTCCTGCCCGCGGCAGTCAAGGCACGCGTGTCCGTCGAAGCCGGGCTGGCCCTCAGCTGGCGCGAATTCGTTGGCGACGCAGGCCGCTCCATCAGCCTTGAGCACTACGGCGCTTCCGCGGACTACAAGCGCCTCTTCCAGGAGTTCGGCATCACGGCGGAAGCAGTGGCCGCCGCCGCCAAGGACTCCCTCGCCGGCCTGCAGGCCTGA
- a CDS encoding heme o synthase: MTATVSTTDTPLNASRASGIGFARKAKAYLALTKPRVIELLLVSTLPTMIYAERGFPSIGLILATLVGGAFAAGSAGAFNCYIDRDIDKLMHRTENRPLVTGEVTPREALVFSWLLGAAAIVILWFGANPLSAWLGLGAIFFYVVIYTMILKRRTAQNIVWGGAAGCFPVLIAWAAVTNSVEWPAVILFLVIFLWTPPHYWPLSMRYGEDYRNANVPMLGAIAGAKVVSVQVVLYAWAMVASSLLMIPAGGAGWVYTATAVIAGAWFLYESHALYSRAHREDIPDKRAMKVFHGSISYLTLLFIALAVDPFVGSAVAGG, from the coding sequence GTGACTGCCACCGTGAGCACAACAGATACGCCGCTGAACGCATCCCGGGCCTCCGGCATCGGGTTTGCCCGTAAGGCCAAGGCGTATCTCGCCCTCACCAAGCCGCGCGTGATCGAACTTCTCCTGGTCAGCACGCTTCCCACGATGATTTACGCGGAGCGGGGCTTCCCTTCCATCGGGCTGATCCTTGCCACCCTGGTGGGCGGGGCTTTCGCCGCCGGCAGCGCGGGAGCGTTCAACTGCTACATCGACCGGGATATCGACAAGCTGATGCACCGGACGGAAAACCGGCCGCTCGTCACGGGTGAAGTCACCCCGCGGGAAGCATTGGTCTTCTCCTGGCTGCTGGGTGCGGCGGCGATCGTGATCCTCTGGTTCGGCGCCAATCCGCTCTCGGCATGGCTGGGACTGGGCGCTATCTTCTTCTATGTCGTCATCTACACCATGATCCTCAAGCGCCGCACGGCGCAGAACATCGTATGGGGCGGCGCCGCAGGCTGCTTCCCGGTACTGATTGCCTGGGCCGCCGTAACGAACTCCGTCGAATGGCCCGCCGTCATTCTGTTCCTGGTGATCTTCCTCTGGACGCCCCCGCACTACTGGCCCCTGTCGATGCGGTACGGCGAGGACTACCGGAACGCCAACGTCCCCATGCTCGGGGCCATTGCCGGGGCAAAGGTGGTGTCCGTCCAGGTGGTCCTTTACGCCTGGGCCATGGTGGCCTCATCCCTGCTGATGATCCCGGCCGGCGGGGCGGGCTGGGTGTACACGGCAACTGCTGTCATCGCGGGCGCCTGGTTCCTTTACGAGTCCCATGCGCTGTACTCCCGCGCCCACCGGGAGGATATTCCCGACAAGCGCGCCATGAAGGTGTTCCACGGTTCCATCAGCTACCTGACGCTGCTCTTCATCGCCCTCGCTGTGGACCCGTTCGTCGGAAGTGCAGTGGCGGGCGGCTAG
- a CDS encoding bifunctional SulP family inorganic anion transporter/carbonic anhydrase: MEARPSAVPTPSHSPPGGNGNPVRKKPGLPGFASHLGADVPASLVVFLVALPLSLGIAAASGAPIMAGLIAAAIGGIVAGSLGGSPLQVSGPAAGLTVVVAGLVQEFGWQVTCAITVAAGAVQLLLGISRVGRAALAVSPVVVKAMLAGIGVTIILQQLHVLLGSEPAGSALENLAGLPAAITNLELHAALLGLAVIVILLCWRFLPPIVRRVPGPLAAVAAGTALAVAFAPGVERISLDGSIFDAIALPQLPDGNWRAFAFAVLTMALIASIESLLSAVAVDKMHTGPRTNLNKELVGQGAANIVSGSLGGLPVTGVIVRSATNVEAGAATRTSAVLHGVWVLAFSALFAGLIQLIPLAVLAGLLVVIGARLIKVADIRTSLRTGDLLIYAVTLACVVFLNLLEGVMIGLALAAACVLWRVLRAPIQAHPPATTSSPWRVTVAGSCSFFALPRLNGTLQSIPAAVDVVVELNADYVDHSFREALLAWRVQHQATGGTVNLEEHGNTLFRDAAHQSPRRGEASELPLPPRKESLLQGINKYHRRFADQVRPLVHDLAEAQNPDSLFVACVDSRVNPNLITSSGPGDLLTLRNIGNVVCNQGQDASIDSALSFAVNGLGVKSLVICGHSNCGAMKALIAEADGADHASLGPAFGRWLGHSRQSHAELLAGHPVGRQAAAAGYSTVDQLAMVNVAVQLGKLHNHPHAGPALAGGQVQATGLFYDIATARVLEVRPDGIADLDPALGARLQDDALASG, from the coding sequence ATGGAAGCCCGTCCCTCAGCCGTCCCCACGCCCAGCCACAGTCCACCGGGCGGAAACGGGAACCCGGTCCGGAAAAAACCCGGTCTCCCCGGATTTGCCTCCCACCTCGGCGCCGACGTCCCCGCTTCCCTGGTGGTGTTCCTCGTGGCGCTCCCGCTCTCGCTTGGCATCGCGGCTGCCTCCGGCGCCCCGATCATGGCAGGATTGATCGCCGCCGCCATCGGCGGCATTGTGGCCGGCAGCCTTGGCGGCTCACCGCTCCAGGTGAGTGGACCCGCCGCCGGGCTGACCGTCGTCGTGGCCGGCCTGGTGCAGGAGTTCGGCTGGCAGGTGACGTGCGCCATCACCGTGGCCGCCGGCGCCGTGCAGCTGCTGCTGGGTATAAGCCGCGTCGGCCGGGCAGCCCTGGCCGTTTCCCCCGTGGTGGTCAAGGCCATGCTCGCCGGCATCGGCGTCACCATCATCCTGCAGCAGCTCCACGTACTACTGGGATCGGAGCCTGCGGGCTCTGCGCTTGAGAACCTCGCAGGACTGCCTGCCGCCATCACCAACCTGGAACTGCATGCGGCCCTGCTGGGCCTGGCGGTCATCGTGATCCTGCTGTGCTGGCGGTTCCTTCCCCCCATTGTCCGCCGGGTGCCGGGCCCGCTGGCGGCAGTTGCCGCCGGTACCGCGTTGGCGGTCGCCTTTGCCCCGGGGGTGGAACGGATCTCCCTCGACGGCTCGATCTTCGATGCGATCGCGCTGCCGCAGCTTCCCGACGGAAACTGGCGGGCCTTCGCCTTCGCAGTCCTGACCATGGCCCTGATCGCGAGCATCGAATCCCTCCTTTCCGCGGTTGCAGTGGACAAAATGCACACCGGCCCGCGCACCAACCTCAACAAGGAACTCGTCGGCCAGGGCGCCGCAAACATCGTCTCCGGATCACTGGGCGGCCTTCCCGTCACGGGGGTCATCGTCCGCAGCGCCACCAACGTGGAAGCCGGCGCAGCCACCCGGACCTCCGCCGTGCTGCACGGCGTGTGGGTCCTTGCCTTCTCGGCGCTCTTCGCCGGGCTGATCCAGCTCATCCCGCTGGCCGTCCTCGCCGGCCTGCTGGTGGTCATCGGCGCGCGCCTGATCAAGGTGGCGGATATCCGCACCAGCCTGCGGACCGGAGACCTCCTGATCTACGCCGTGACCCTTGCATGCGTTGTCTTCCTGAACCTACTGGAGGGCGTCATGATCGGGCTCGCGCTGGCCGCCGCGTGCGTGCTGTGGCGGGTCCTGCGCGCCCCGATCCAGGCCCATCCTCCCGCCACTACGTCGTCGCCCTGGCGGGTGACCGTTGCAGGATCCTGCAGCTTCTTCGCGCTGCCGCGGTTGAACGGTACGCTGCAGTCCATCCCCGCCGCCGTGGACGTCGTGGTGGAGCTGAATGCGGACTACGTGGACCATTCGTTCCGCGAAGCCCTGCTGGCCTGGCGGGTCCAGCACCAGGCCACGGGCGGCACCGTGAACCTCGAAGAGCACGGGAACACCCTGTTCCGGGACGCGGCGCACCAATCGCCCCGGCGCGGAGAAGCCAGCGAGCTTCCGCTTCCGCCCCGGAAGGAATCCCTGCTGCAGGGGATCAACAAGTATCACCGCCGCTTCGCGGACCAGGTGCGCCCGCTGGTGCACGACCTGGCCGAGGCACAGAATCCGGACAGCCTGTTTGTGGCCTGCGTCGACTCCCGCGTTAACCCTAATCTGATCACCAGCAGCGGTCCGGGCGATCTGCTCACCCTGCGGAACATCGGCAACGTGGTGTGCAACCAGGGCCAGGATGCCTCGATCGACTCGGCCCTGTCCTTCGCCGTCAATGGCCTGGGCGTGAAGTCGCTGGTGATCTGCGGGCATTCAAACTGTGGCGCCATGAAGGCGCTGATCGCCGAGGCGGACGGCGCGGACCACGCCTCCCTGGGCCCGGCGTTCGGGCGCTGGCTGGGGCACTCCCGGCAAAGCCATGCCGAACTGCTGGCTGGCCACCCGGTAGGGAGGCAGGCCGCCGCCGCCGGGTACAGCACGGTGGACCAGCTGGCGATGGTCAATGTGGCCGTGCAGCTGGGCAAGCTCCACAACCATCCGCACGCGGGGCCCGCCCTGGCCGGCGGGCAGGTCCAGGCAACCGGCCTGTTCTACGACATTGCCACCGCACGGGTCCTCGAAGTGAGGCCGGACGGCATAGCGGACCTCGACCCGGCGCTCGGGGCCAGGTTGCAGGACGACGCCCTGGCGTCCGGCTAG
- a CDS encoding heme A synthase translates to MTTASRLPQIAGRLASRLPRTVDVRIRRLAVASLIGQTLLVVTGGAVRLTASGLGCPTWPRCTSDSIVNTPEMGIHGFIEFGNRLLTFALAAVAALMLVYLWNLRKERKDLFLLALGLLASIPAQAVIGGVTVLTNLNPWVVGLHFLVSMALVVFSTLLVNRAFGRTGRFPAARPAVLPAALRPVTAAVALFSAVAVMLGVVVTGAGPHAGDADAPRNDLDWDLFSHIHAVPAYLVTAGTVVALVLVIRRRITGPFRTAVLMLLGVTILQAIIGFTQYYNGIPALLVAAHMLGAALLMAASTNAWDIARSSTAK, encoded by the coding sequence GTGACCACGGCTTCACGCCTTCCCCAGATTGCCGGCCGCCTGGCGTCGCGGCTTCCCCGTACGGTGGACGTCCGCATCCGCCGCCTCGCCGTTGCCTCCCTGATCGGCCAGACGCTTTTGGTGGTCACGGGCGGGGCTGTCCGCCTGACGGCGTCAGGCCTTGGCTGCCCCACCTGGCCCCGCTGCACCTCGGACTCGATCGTAAACACCCCCGAGATGGGCATCCATGGCTTCATCGAGTTCGGCAACCGGCTCCTGACCTTCGCGCTGGCCGCCGTGGCCGCGCTCATGCTGGTCTACTTGTGGAACCTGCGCAAGGAACGCAAGGACCTCTTCCTGCTTGCCCTCGGGCTGCTCGCCAGCATCCCGGCGCAGGCGGTCATCGGCGGCGTCACCGTGCTCACCAACCTCAATCCGTGGGTGGTGGGCCTCCACTTCCTGGTGTCGATGGCCCTGGTGGTGTTCTCAACCCTGCTGGTGAACCGAGCCTTCGGCCGGACCGGCCGTTTCCCGGCGGCCCGGCCGGCCGTCCTGCCCGCGGCCCTGCGCCCGGTGACTGCCGCCGTCGCCCTCTTCTCTGCCGTGGCCGTCATGCTCGGCGTGGTGGTGACTGGAGCCGGTCCGCACGCGGGTGACGCAGATGCTCCCCGGAACGACCTCGACTGGGACTTGTTCTCCCACATCCACGCAGTGCCTGCCTACCTGGTTACCGCGGGAACGGTGGTGGCGCTGGTGCTGGTCATCCGGCGGCGCATTACCGGCCCCTTCCGGACGGCGGTCCTGATGCTCCTGGGAGTCACCATCCTCCAGGCCATCATCGGGTTTACGCAGTATTACAACGGCATTCCCGCGTTGCTGGTGGCGGCCCACATGCTCGGTGCCGCGCTGCTCATGGCAGCATCGACGAACGCCTGGGACATCGCCCGTTCAAGCACGGCCAAGTAA